Proteins encoded within one genomic window of Brenneria nigrifluens DSM 30175 = ATCC 13028:
- a CDS encoding Mov34/MPN/PAD-1 family protein gives MIRLSKETERLIRREGEKAYPNECCGVLLGASNEQGEAIVDQILPIENGREEEEQYHRFVITADDFLRAELVARKQGVEVIGFYHSHPDHPAVPSEFDRVHALPFYAYIIVAVEKQISGDFTSWRLTPDRERFIQEDVDNN, from the coding sequence ATGATACGGCTATCGAAAGAGACGGAGCGGTTAATCCGGCGGGAAGGCGAAAAAGCTTATCCCAACGAGTGTTGCGGCGTGTTGCTGGGCGCCAGCAACGAACAGGGGGAGGCGATAGTCGATCAGATCCTGCCCATCGAGAACGGGCGGGAAGAAGAGGAGCAGTATCATCGTTTCGTGATTACCGCGGACGACTTTTTGCGCGCGGAGCTGGTTGCCCGCAAGCAGGGGGTCGAGGTGATCGGTTTCTACCATTCCCACCCGGATCACCCGGCCGTTCCCTCCGAATTTGACCGGGTGCATGCCCTGCCTTTCTACGCCTACATCATTGTGGCGGTGGAAAAACAGATATCCGGCGACTTTACCAGTTGGCGGCTGACGCCCGACCGTGAACGTTTTATTCAGGAAGACGTCGACAATAACTGA
- a CDS encoding MoaD/ThiS family protein — MAATLLIPTALRAFTDGQSKISLEGDSVGQLIGALADKYPDIRQHLYEDDGALRSFINLYVNEKNIKTTGGLDTPVGDGSEVILVPAIAGGAGEAA, encoded by the coding sequence ATGGCAGCAACTTTATTGATTCCAACGGCGCTGCGCGCCTTTACCGACGGTCAGTCGAAAATCAGCCTGGAAGGCGATTCCGTGGGGCAGTTGATCGGCGCGCTGGCGGATAAATACCCGGATATTCGCCAGCACCTGTATGAGGATGACGGCGCGCTGCGCTCCTTTATCAACCTTTACGTTAACGAAAAGAATATCAAAACCACCGGAGGGCTGGATACGCCGGTGGGCGATGGCAGTGAAGTCATTCTGGTGCCGGCGATAGCCGGAGGAGCGGGAGAGGCGGCATGA
- the moeB gene encoding molybdopterin-synthase adenylyltransferase MoeB: MSIASIIPDDRLAELSNADIARYSRHLLLPEVGVEGQQRIRSARVLLVGTGGLGAPVALYLAAAGIGTIGIVDFDFVEVSNLQRQIIHGTRDIDRPKVASAKDRIKAINPGVEVVTYNTQLNSGNALDIIREYDIVVDGTDNYPTRYLINDACVLLGKPNVYGSIFQFEGQASVFYAKEGPCYRCLYPAPPPPGLVPSCAEGGVVGVLPGIIGTIQAAEVIKLVVGGSDSLIGRLLLFDVWQMKQRELQLEKDADCPICGAHPSIHQLIDYDEFCGLKPSTEEEPIESMTALELKAWLDDGKPLQLIDIREPHERAIVKFPDAKVIPLGQIIRRIDEFDPAVDAVFLCKIGQRSIFAIRALQHAGYKGRLLNLKDGINAWARDVDARLPQY; this comes from the coding sequence ATGAGTATTGCGAGTATCATTCCCGACGATCGTCTGGCGGAGTTGTCCAACGCCGATATCGCGCGTTACAGCCGCCATCTGCTGTTGCCGGAGGTCGGCGTCGAGGGGCAGCAGCGCATAAGAAGCGCGCGCGTGCTGCTGGTGGGCACGGGCGGGCTGGGCGCGCCGGTGGCGCTCTATCTGGCGGCGGCGGGGATCGGCACCATCGGGATTGTGGATTTTGATTTTGTCGAAGTATCCAACCTGCAGCGCCAGATCATTCACGGCACCAGGGATATCGACCGCCCGAAGGTGGCCTCGGCCAAGGATCGCATCAAGGCCATTAATCCCGGCGTGGAGGTGGTGACCTATAACACGCAGCTAAACAGCGGCAACGCGCTGGATATCATCCGGGAATACGACATCGTGGTGGACGGCACCGACAACTATCCCACCCGTTACCTGATTAATGACGCCTGCGTCCTGCTGGGCAAACCCAACGTCTACGGCTCCATCTTCCAGTTCGAAGGGCAGGCCAGCGTGTTTTATGCCAAAGAAGGCCCATGCTATCGCTGCCTGTATCCGGCGCCGCCGCCGCCGGGACTGGTGCCTTCCTGCGCCGAAGGCGGCGTGGTCGGCGTTCTGCCCGGCATTATCGGCACCATTCAGGCCGCGGAAGTCATCAAACTTGTGGTGGGCGGCAGCGACAGCCTGATTGGCCGCCTGCTGCTGTTCGATGTGTGGCAGATGAAACAGCGCGAGCTTCAACTGGAAAAAGATGCCGATTGTCCGATCTGCGGCGCGCATCCAAGCATTCATCAGTTGATTGATTATGATGAATTCTGCGGCCTGAAACCATCAACGGAAGAGGAGCCTATCGAAAGCATGACCGCGCTGGAGTTAAAGGCATGGCTGGACGACGGCAAGCCGCTGCAACTCATCGATATCCGCGAACCTCATGAACGCGCCATTGTGAAATTCCCTGATGCCAAGGTGATACCGCTGGGTCAGATCATCAGAAGGATCGACGAATTTGATCCTGCCGTCGATGCGGTGTTTCTGTGCAAAATCGGGCAGCGCAGCATCTTTGCCATTCGCGCGTTACAACATGCCGGATATAAAGGGAGGTTATTGAATTTAAAAGATGGCATCAATGCCTGGGCGCGGGATGTGGATGCCCGCTTACCGCAATATTGA
- a CDS encoding PLP-dependent cysteine synthase family protein, with the protein MSILDLVGNTPLIALKNLSEDISDVPIFGKAEFMNPSGSVKDRAAKAMILDGIAGGKLTPGKTIIDATSGNTGIAYAMIGAVLGYKVVLYMPRNTSIERKRIISHYGAAIVETDPLEGSDGAYLAVKECVAADPERYFYPDQYNNDVNVQTHFTTTGQEIWRQTHQRVTHFLAGVGTSGTFVGSARRLKQENPLIKTLMVQPASPLHGIEGTKHMASSIKPGILDETLHDGVITVTTEEAYAMTRRLAKREGIFVGVSSGANVAAAVKLKRTLAADAVVVTMLCDTGSRYTADPFWNENL; encoded by the coding sequence ATGAGTATTCTGGATCTGGTTGGTAATACCCCATTGATAGCATTAAAGAATTTATCCGAAGATATATCTGACGTTCCCATATTCGGCAAAGCGGAATTTATGAATCCCAGCGGTTCCGTTAAAGATCGGGCGGCAAAAGCCATGATCCTTGACGGCATCGCCGGCGGAAAGCTGACCCCCGGAAAAACCATCATTGACGCCACCAGCGGTAATACCGGCATTGCCTACGCGATGATCGGCGCGGTGCTGGGCTATAAGGTCGTCCTCTATATGCCGCGGAATACCAGCATCGAGCGCAAACGAATTATCAGCCATTACGGCGCCGCCATCGTGGAAACCGATCCCCTGGAGGGTTCCGACGGCGCCTATCTGGCGGTCAAGGAGTGCGTGGCGGCGGACCCCGAGCGCTATTTTTACCCCGATCAATACAACAACGACGTTAATGTCCAGACGCATTTCACCACCACCGGGCAGGAAATCTGGCGGCAAACGCACCAACGTGTGACACATTTCCTCGCCGGCGTGGGGACCTCCGGCACCTTTGTCGGCAGCGCCCGGCGTCTGAAGCAGGAAAACCCGTTGATCAAGACGCTGATGGTACAACCGGCATCCCCTTTGCATGGTATTGAAGGGACCAAGCATATGGCCAGCAGCATCAAGCCGGGCATTCTGGATGAAACGCTGCATGACGGGGTGATAACTGTGACGACGGAAGAGGCCTATGCGATGACGCGGCGCCTGGCGAAACGGGAAGGCATCTTTGTCGGCGTGTCGTCGGGGGCGAATGTGGCGGCGGCGGTAAAACTTAAACGCACCCTGGCGGCGGACGCCGTGGTGGTTACCATGCTTTGTGATACCGGTTCACGCTATACGGCGGACCCTTTTTGGAATGAAAATCTATGA
- a CDS encoding family 2A encapsulin nanocompartment shell protein — MAEKKTQLNALGREAAYQLANVTKTAPQFGAITPRWVSRFLEYKGLEAGIYRVNKVVEGDTPLDILCSQDPTRIEIPKGYIEYQTKPREYQLDSIATIVNVDTKIADIYSSPFDQAAEQINLAIESLRERQESQLINNDDYGLLKNVADSQRIQTRRGRPTPDDLDELISKVWKEPSFFLAHPRAIAAFEREATRRGVPPVTATINGGTFILWRGIPLIPSDKLFVDGLKNPKGQSGKTNILLIRSGEAKRGVLGLYQSGLPNEQSRGLSVRFRGIDDNGVASYLLSVYCSAAILADDAIAVLEDVEVGEYYDYE; from the coding sequence ATGGCTGAGAAGAAAACGCAATTGAACGCACTGGGGCGCGAAGCCGCTTATCAGTTGGCGAATGTCACCAAAACGGCCCCGCAGTTTGGCGCCATCACCCCCCGCTGGGTGTCTCGCTTTCTTGAGTACAAAGGGCTGGAAGCCGGGATATACCGCGTCAACAAGGTAGTGGAAGGGGATACGCCGCTGGATATCCTGTGCAGCCAGGACCCCACCCGCATTGAAATACCCAAGGGCTATATCGAGTATCAAACCAAACCGCGCGAGTATCAGCTCGATTCGATCGCCACGATCGTCAACGTCGATACCAAAATCGCCGATATCTACAGTTCGCCGTTCGATCAGGCGGCGGAGCAGATTAATCTGGCCATCGAAAGCTTGCGCGAGCGTCAGGAGAGCCAGTTAATCAATAACGACGATTACGGCCTGCTGAAAAATGTCGCCGACTCGCAGCGCATCCAGACGCGCAGAGGCCGCCCGACGCCGGACGACCTGGACGAGCTGATTTCCAAAGTGTGGAAAGAGCCGTCGTTCTTCCTGGCGCACCCGCGCGCCATCGCCGCGTTCGAACGCGAAGCGACGCGCCGCGGCGTACCGCCCGTCACCGCGACGATCAACGGCGGAACCTTTATTCTGTGGCGCGGCATCCCCTTGATCCCTTCCGATAAATTGTTCGTGGACGGCTTAAAGAATCCGAAGGGGCAAAGCGGTAAAACCAATATTCTGCTGATCCGTTCCGGCGAAGCCAAACGCGGGGTGCTGGGCCTGTACCAGTCGGGGCTGCCCAATGAACAGTCCCGCGGGTTGTCGGTGCGCTTCCGGGGCATTGACGACAACGGTGTGGCGTCTTATCTACTTTCGGTCTATTGCTCTGCTGCTATTCTGGCTGACGACGCCATCGCAGTATTGGAAGACGTTGAAGTAGGTGAGTACTATG